The following are from one region of the Anguilla rostrata isolate EN2019 chromosome 7, ASM1855537v3, whole genome shotgun sequence genome:
- the LOC135258442 gene encoding interferon-induced very large GTPase 1-like: MNRFQNRFFRGRMDCPQCRRQCGKNDKFCSECGCRLCSARTPVTDSDQQEGPEQPISENHVHSDDHTHSTSHGPTPDTHPFEDEAEETEDSKEIARLAKDETTSKVLSNGICSKTSSTSIQTRTSLDKLLSDLGLEHHLKNKLTLSKVLEIDGETLTDESSQSLKSLPWSFLRRLMTVNVIARNMRCTSKQDITSQNLDSLMDTLCNPQGHSNRVNPLDLITAVFLCSDGCLQQEMVLKMSMCQFSVPLLLPKCDTQQCTLMLWAMRGIVKTFKPHSLTDPSGFVEESIVLSELPMVSFVRLGNSSLSKSQILNQVLSNPQQYHDTFVHKNMKCGDTTRRISNGLVEISWYLPSGNRSIDIFSEPLAIANLRGDLSDFETQYAFLCHDSAAIFVFCDDFGSECKFLVSQHLKAHWFLIINSQSKSFNKDDFRRFVSELKLKPSNIIIKGLQMNDADFLTNLRSAISGILKGNMVKLSVEGMSAVAHEFGIKVDEDYTDCQKGKEKADAITERISDIPSFKEKELPLQGSAWKQLAKLEKEECRMKNAGNKNIEEYRNELADQKQQLRAQQRAHNISESMSRFISAMSSSTEERKYFLKWMRINLDNLSCKTLSLLQAEYKKHCQNDSENKKLIMELGKKISRCSLGMEHFLREMGQLYESACSLPEGPTPQIQNLPRLAAELLQEGFPLELVDGDASNIPLQWVTQVLKELHQLTQYKSKIRVVTVLGVQSTGKSTLLNTMFGVHFAISSGRCTTGAFMVLIRVKEDFKEQLGCDYIMVIDTEGLKSPELTQLDDSYEHDNELATLVVGLSDMTVINIAMENCTEMKDILQIVVHAFLRMKEVGRKPCCQFVHQNVADVSAQDKNLRDKKLLLEQLNEMTQVAAKMEKRGNNKTFTDVMEYDPERNTWYIPGLWHGIPPMAPVNAGYSESVNLLQRSVIEHFKEHKSGKSSPHTFNEFLEWTRSLWSAVKYENFIFSFRNSLVADAYTQLCTEFNTWEWAFRKSMYSWLSQAETKMSNFGTIATQIQPSSNVNDLLSSLKSEASLELTKGEKLILDNLMEFYDRPEGHVHLVEKYKADFINAAKAIRKETENSVNNKLDAAVEIRKGMFRLESIKKNHTATMEQKVLDLVEKCKKSKESSDQKLEKEFGSMWNETVAELQFPGLENRDIVQDIQHQLCVHLSREGPAVHEMLSSVGNLSECGREPFFQVKGKPEGVFKKLGNKLFEDEQLKTQKMVDHVIDCSRQFVEEKVRTRSDYHSTYITDLLRMVDENLDRHRDLETSAEVQASLKIHICGHAAREFQKMHLNFIHTNDPRHCLEQFKEQYCADFKDLFSKRDQCQKKAEEFTYNCLAPAVKEYITKSLGPDLVDDVLTGQKGIDFSTRSFFQFSILKQLLSGDNFKDFLNYVRNYKNFVQGWIFEHMIQQFSEGDGLRNIKNKHLKVMVQRLKEAIKNAEMKANERVTERGEEDQNIQQFIQDICSDLQELAIPKDPLRAILTLNTAKPEDFSQCLKVLVDEMEQSIAAEFQRGGDVRTRLTSLPFQPQKELFNRVFGCGRQCPFCMTPCEAGGKNHTEHFASIHRPQGTGATKYVLSCKLSSDICSSCVASEAQFRSTETKWRYHPCKDYHSIYPDWRIQPDTSIQASDYWKYVFNRFNEQFAKVYEAEPADIPPLWRDVTQDQAMKSLKESFQMKTGD, encoded by the exons ACTCTGACCAACAGGAAGGGCCtgagcagccaatcagtgagAACCATGTCCACTCtgatgaccacacccactccaCAAGCCATGGCCCCACCCCTGACACTCACCCATTCGAAGATGAGGCAGAG GAAACTGAAGACTCAAAGGAAATCGCAAGACTGGCGAAAGATGAGACCACCAGTAAAG TCCTTTCAAACGGCATCTGCAGCAAGACCAGCTCAACATCCATACAAACAA GAACCAGTCTGGATAAGCTGTTGAgtgacttgggactggaacaCCACCTGAAGAACAAGCTGACTCTGAGCAAGGTGCTGGAGATTGATGGAGAGACTTTAACTGATGAAAGCAGCCAGTCTCTGAAATCTCTGCCGTGGTCTTTCCTGAGGAGGTTGATGACGGTGAATGTGATCGCTAGGAATATGAGGTGCACCTCAAAACAGGACATTACTTCCCAAAACCTTGACAGCTTAATGGACACCCTGTGCAATCCGCAGGGCCACAGCAACAGAGTCAACCCCCTGGACCTCATaactgctgtgtttctctgctcaGATGGCTGTCTTCAGCAGGAGATGGTTTTGAAAATGTCCATGTGCCAGTTCTCTGTGCCTCTGCTCCTTCCTAAGTGTGATACACAGCAGTGCACTTTAATGCTCTGGGCCATGAGGGGTATTGTGAAAACGTTCAAGCCGCACTCTTTGACAGACCCAAGCGGGTTTGTAGAGGAGAGCATTGTTCTCTCTGAGCTCCCCATGGTCTCTTTTGTGAGGCTGGGAAACAGCAGCTTGTCCAAGTCTCAGATTCTGAACCAAGTTCTCAGCAACCCTCAGCAGTACCACGACACCTTTGTTCACAAAAACATGAAGTGCGGTGACACCACAAGGAGGATTTCCAATGGGCTGGTGGAGATCAGCTGGTATCTGCCCAGTGGGAACAGAAGCATTGACATCTTCTCTGAGCCACTGGCTATAGCTAACCTCCGCGGGGACCTCAGTGACTTTGAAACTCAATATGCTTTCCTCTGCCACGATTCTGCTGCCATATTTGTGTTCTGTGATGATTTTGGGTCAGAATGCAAATTTCTAGTCTCCCAGCACCTTAAGGCTCATTGGTTCTTGATCATCAATTCACAGAGCAAGAGCTTCAATAAGGACGACTTCAGGAGATTCGTTTCTGAGTTAAAACTAAAACCCAGTAACATCATCATAAAGGGTCTGCAGATGAACGATGCAGATTTCCTCACTAACCTGCGTTCGGCTATCAGTGGAATTTTGAAGGGGAACATGGTCAAGTTGAGTGTTGAAGGGATGTCCGCTGTTGCCCATGAGTTTGGGATCAAGGTTGATGAAGATTATACCGACTGTCAGAAGGGCAAGGAGAAGGCCGATGCAATCACAGAAAGGATTTCTGATATACCAAGCTTCAAGGAGAAAGAGCTGCCCTTGCAAGGGAGTGCATGGAAACAGCTGGCCAAACTGGAGAAGGAAGAGTGCAGGATGAAAAATGCTGGGAACAAAAACATAGAAGAGTACAGGAATGAGCTTGCagatcagaagcagcagctcagagcacagcagagggcTCACAACATCTCAGAGTCTATGTCCCGTTTCATCTCCGCGATGTCCAGTTCCACAGAGGAGCGCAAGTATTTCCTCAAGTGGATGAGGATCAACCTGGACAACCTGTCATGCAAAACCCTTTCACTCCTTCAGGCCGAGTACAAGAAACACTGTCAGAATGACTCCGAAAACAAGAAGCTCATTATGGAGTTAGGCAAGAAAATCTCCAGGTGCTCCTTGGGGATGGAGCACTTCCTGCGGGAAATGGGTCAGCTGTACGAGTCGGCCTGCTCACTCCCTGAAGGCCCCACCCCTCAGATTCAGAACCTGCCACGTCTGGCTGCCgagctgctgcaggaaggcTTTCCTCTGGAGCTGGTGGATGGAGATGCATCCAACATTCCTCTGCAGTGGGTGACTCAGGTTCTGAAGGAACTCCATCAACTAACACAGTATAAAAGTAAGATCCGGGTGGTCACTGTACTGGGGGTGCAGAGCACTGGGAAGTCCACCCTCCTGAACACCATGTTTGGAGTCCACTTTGCAATCAGCAGTGGAAGGTGCACAACAGGGGCCTTCATGGTTCTCATCAGAGTAAAAGAGGATTTTAAAGAGCAGCTTGGATGTGATTACATCATGGTTATTGACACTGAAGGGTTGAAGTCACCAGAGTTGACCCAGTTGGATGACAGTTATGAGCATGATAATGAACTGGCCACTCTGGTGGTGGGGCTGAGTGACATGACAGTCATCAACATCGCCATGGAGAACTGCACAGAGATGAAGGACATCCTGCAGATTGTGGTGCATGCCTTCCTGCGCATGAAAGAAGTTGGGAGAAAACCCTGCTGTCAGTTTGTGCACCAGAATGTCGCAGATGTCTCAGCCCAGGACAAGAACCTGAGAGACAAGAAGCTtctgctggagcagctgaatGAGATGACCCAAGTAGCAGCCAAGATggaaaaaaggggaaacaacaaaacatttactgaTGTCATGGAGTACGATCCAGAGAGAAACACCTGGTACATCCCTGGGCTCTGGCATGGCATCCCTCCCATGGCACCGGTGAATGCTGGCTACAGTGAGTCTGTGAATCTGCTCCAGAGGAGTGTGATTGAGCATTTTAAGGAACACAAATCTGGAAAGagctcaccacacacattcaatgaGTTTCTTGAATGGACCAGGAGTTTGTGGAGCGCAGTGAAGTATGAGAACTTCATCTTCAGTTTCCGCAACAGCCTGGTGGCTGATGCTTATACTCAGCTTTGCACTGAGTTCAACACCTGGGAGTGGGCCTTCAGGAAGAGCATGTACTCCTGGTTAAGCCAAGCTGAGACGAAGATGTCCAACTTTGGCACAATAGCAACACAGATTCAGCCATCCTCCAATGTAAATGACTTACTGAGCAGCCTGAAAAGTGAGGCCTCCCTAGAACTCACTAAAGGGGAAAAGCTAATTTTGGACAATCTCATGGAATTCTATGATAGACCAGAGGGACACGTTCACTTGGTAGAGAAGTACAAGGCAGACTTCATCAATGCAGCCAAAGCCATCcggaaggagacagagaactCTGTGAATAACAAGCTTGATGCAGCTGTGGAGATTAGAAAGGGTATGTTCAGGTTAGAGAGCATCAAGAAAAATCACACAGCCACAATGGAACAAAAGGTGCTGGATCTGGTTGAGAAATGCAAGAAAAGTAAAGAGTCTTCGGATCAAAAGCTAGAGAAAGAATTTGGGAGCATGTGGAATGAGACTGTGGCAGAATTGCAGTTCCCTGGCCTGGAAAACCGAGACATTGTCCAAGATATCCAACACCAGCTATGTGTTCACTTAAGCAGAGAAGGTCCTGCAGTACATGAAATGCTGTCCAGTGTGGGAAACTTGTCTGAATGTGGAAGAGAGCCATTCTTCCAAGTGAAAGGTAAGCCAGAGGGAGTGTTTAAAAAGTTAGGGAACAAATTATTTGAAGATGAACAGTTGAAGACGCAAAAGATGGTGGATCACGTCATAGATTGCAGCAGGCAGTTTGtggaagagaaagtgagaacaaGGTCTGATTACCATAGCACATACATCACAGACCTGCTTCGCATGGTAGATGAAAACCTAGACAGACACAGGGATCTGGAAACAAGTGCTGAAGTTCAAGCCAGTCTGAAGATCCACATCTGTGGACATGCAGCACGGGagtttcaaaaaatgcatttgaattttatcCATACAAATGATCCCCGTCACTGTCTGGAACAGTTCAAGGAACAGTACTGCGCTGACTTTAAGGACCTGTTCAGTAAAAGAGACCAGTGtcagaagaaagcagaggagtTCACCTACAACTGTCTTGCACCTGCAGTGAAGGAATACATCACCAAGTCTCTGGGCCCTGACCTTGTGGATGATGTGTTGACAGGGCAGAAAGGCATTGATTTCAGCACTCGATCCTTCTTCCAGTTCTCAATCCTCAAGCAGCTGCTTTCAGGTGATAACTTTAAGGACTTTTTGAATTATGTAAGAAACTACAAGAACTTTGTGCAGGGCTGGATATTTGAGCACATGATACAGCAGTTCTCAGAGGGAGATGGTCTCAGGAACATCAAGAACAAGCATCTGAAGGTGATGGTTCAACGATTAAAGGAAGCCATTAAGAATGCAGAGATGAAGGCCAATGAAAGAGTGACAGAAAGGGGTGAGGAGGACCAGAACATTCAGCAGTTCATTCAGGATATCTGTAGTGACCTACAGGAGCTTGCCATCCCCAAAGACCCCCTCAGAGCCATCCTGACCTTAAACACTGCCAAGCCAGAAGACTTTTCCCAGTGTCTGAAGGTGCTTGTGGATGAAATGGAGCAGTCCATTGCTGCAGAGTTTCAGAGAGGTGGAGATGTGAGAACCAGGCTGACCTCACTGCCCTTTCAGCCACAGAAGGAGCTGTTTAACAGGGTGTTTGGCTGTGGGAGGCAGTGTCCCTTCTGCATGACCCCGTGTGAAGCAGGCGGCAAGAATCACACAGAGCACTTTGCTTCCATTCACCGTCCTCAGGGGACCGGGGCAACAAAATATGTGCTCTCTTGTAAACTATCGAGTGATATCTGCTCCTCTTGTGTTGCCAGTGAAGCACAATTCAGGTCAACAGAAACAAAGTGGAGATATCATCCATGCAAGGACTATCACAGCATTTACCCTGACTGGCGCATCCAGCCTGACACCAGCATCCAGGCCTCAGACTACTGGAAGTACGTCTTCAACAGGTTTAATGAGCAGTTTGCCAAGGTGTATGAAGCTGAGCCTGCAGACATTCCCCCCCTTTGGAGAGATGTAACCCAAGACCAAGCCATGAAAAGCCTGAAGGAATCCTTCCAAATGAAAACAGGAGATTAA